GACTGACTCGAACTCGCCGTGTTCGCCGAGGGTAAATAGGACGAGTTCCTCGAACGGTTTGACGCTCGAAAACGAGGCCACGGGGAGTTCGACGATGTGGCTGTCGCCGATCTTTTTTGCCCCGATGGTGACGCCGCGTTCGTCGAACTCCGAGAGCAGTTCGCTGATGCTATCGAGTCTGGTCTCCATCCGGCCGCGGTCGAGGTCGCCCGCCTCCAAGAGATCGGTCAGCAGGTCGTGTTCGGCCCGAAGCTCCTCGGCGAGTTCGGTTTCGAGATACTTCTCTGGGGCCGTGTAGTAGGTGTGAATCCGGTCTCTGTCCTCTTGACGCTCGACCATCACCGAGTGGGCGGCTGTAGCGAAGGCGAAACTCACCGGGCGGGGCATCGAGCAGACGTTGACCCAGACCTCCGCGCCGCTGTCGAGCTGTTCGTTTATCAGTTCGAACGCCCCCTCGAAGGCGGCGTCGTAATCGTAGACGTCTTCGAGGCGGATGCGTTCGGTTTCGGCACCCAGTAGGTTCCGGAAATCCGTTTCGAGTTTGGTTGCGAGTCGACGGGAGTATTCGACGTTGGCCTCGCTGCCGACCGCGCCCTCAAGCAGAATGACGTGGTCCACATCGAACTGATCGCGGATAAGTGGCGCAATAAGACGGTCGTAGTCGAACCCGACCGGAACGATGTGTGTCTCCATACACTGCGTTGCGTCGGACGGTATATATAACCTCAAAAAGTCGGTTGGAGCGGTCTCCGCTCAACACGGGCCCTATTCATCCGATTCGCTGTCTTCGTCTTCGGGCATGATTTCGGTCGACAACACCTTGAGTGGAATGTTGTGCAACTGTTGGCCGATCTCCTTGCGGGCGATTCGGCTGGCGTGTTCTTCCTGTTCGACGTTGAAGACGATCAGTTCGAGTTCGAGGGCAACCAGTGCTTCGTCAGCCGCGAGGAAGGCGGGCGGTAGCTCCTCTCCGGCGGGCGAGGTGCGCGTTCCCATCTCGATCTCGACGTAGTTGAGATCCGGATTCAGCATCTCTCCGGTCTTCGAGATCGCGATCCGGACAGCCTCGTCCACGGTCTCGACATCGTACACGGGCACCGCAGCCTCGACGACGACTCGGCAGTCCATAGTGTTTCTATTTAGCCTCGCGGAGGGTATGAAACTTCGCCTACATTCTCAAAATAAGGAGTGTCACCGCCATGCCCTCTGTCAGTTTCCGCCGTTACGGAGATAATGAAAAACGTAGGTTTGGGCATAGCCCGCATACTGCCCGCCGAACTGCTCGCGGATGGCCCGTGAGGTCGACACATACCCCCCACGGTCGCAGTCGGGATAGTGATCTGCAATCGCTGTCTGAATCCACGTGTCCAGTGGCACTGCCTCGGTGAACCCAAGCGAAAACAGCAACACGCAGTCGGCGACCTTGTTACCGACACCCACGAACTGACTCATGTGGTCGCGGGCATCCTCGTAGTCGAGATCAATCGCATCGAGTGGGTCGACCTCGCCGGTGGCGATCATCTCGGCGGTGCG
This sequence is a window from Halohasta litchfieldiae. Protein-coding genes within it:
- a CDS encoding HFX_2341 family transcriptional regulator gives rise to the protein METHIVPVGFDYDRLIAPLIRDQFDVDHVILLEGAVGSEANVEYSRRLATKLETDFRNLLGAETERIRLEDVYDYDAAFEGAFELINEQLDSGAEVWVNVCSMPRPVSFAFATAAHSVMVERQEDRDRIHTYYTAPEKYLETELAEELRAEHDLLTDLLEAGDLDRGRMETRLDSISELLSEFDERGVTIGAKKIGDSHIVELPVASFSSVKPFEELVLFTLGEHGEFESVSELASTLARDLNEEYTDSFRSKVIYNVDRLGPGGKGYIEQEEVGKSYRTKLSRIGELWVRSHADNNRE
- a CDS encoding DUF555 domain-containing protein; amino-acid sequence: MDCRVVVEAAVPVYDVETVDEAVRIAISKTGEMLNPDLNYVEIEMGTRTSPAGEELPPAFLAADEALVALELELIVFNVEQEEHASRIARKEIGQQLHNIPLKVLSTEIMPEDEDSESDE